A region from the Drosophila bipectinata strain 14024-0381.07 chromosome 3R, DbipHiC1v2, whole genome shotgun sequence genome encodes:
- the tefu gene encoding serine/threonine-protein kinase ATM, which produces MSGLLNELQRILCEVCSDKTASCHKAIQQLDEKLSNCRDDMNGVLLTKSCGLSWTGVFDAAKEALIKHAERLQAANEKTFKTLAGKCYLFSNVLDKIINYNLEAGLEPSGNGHFLSRTSIFSAFEEGIKMRVTVKFFGDTILNLLERGIYPSASYVKEMRINEYSRVLSYLFELNVNGDEFLCNRVLKCITKTVSLAKDRVQLHADLAAYLPELSSIALRAQGPRKTEIVRLYSLFMSELSVNYHYQLGIHMQDILPKLCEFHNEDVYRDDTRNIFFQCVILSLKSMYPKLDQCDFNTFGVVVQESWPKTLMRLKTIVNMEISKNSLVRYKTFQLSNDKFSQLFLKMSALIMYIVLWHLDVRKPDDSGEGDAPKKLAKPSDKMEVMFGLIAKTETTYNDVWFGIFAELLQLSSVILNVANYQQALTTVSDICEMYGNSKNLRNVRLCIDVLLKKEEELVKSQSIQKNFLGDLWVRMGNHLISESTTNNEEINERQLILQMLIRHKKMSQKMVTNLLQNITSNEIMKRNECVATIREIYIHAAECGLEKSSADLEPILAWAYSSGARNSVTHLIQNIASIDTFLQADTFAICIINFLDEKQQKELTNPKPIATLEDQNTLLFKYNKKLVFLAKDYMDSAVNKAQTQEETKNCLFQTKYECLMRNLNFNSVNDNESQSIKKNLNSLHKLVCTMERLLFYKVFDAENFTGCPLIKRIGLFLSHIEFHYKANDAKSINESDLTEILGLQIAVLEAFKSNPILLNYLNTQPLEMLVDFVKNSLKFHCRQRDSSDHDGITNQCIQILGALCAFSSHREEAFENLSKMNMRWKPQDILTATKMLFSCESISNDASCWLVEQLKQLFLHHHQDLNIIDEVVEYMPKIFSFISKMEFQLDDMLMALNSLLRIALKKSYTSKLTAKIVRCVGLIAQRCPDIYAVDNFSVICKSTAKFIAMPTLEVRYATLFSFIILLNTNCVTSDFIGHSQCHLKFCQELYDSIELKKLSYNDEDATQNANSIVVQMLIAFIIRSSFHQEIALKELLYHIASRNLSEGEFYFLQNVEPRYGKSIRDLIQPYTDDLLHHWAEQSWPILKFPYFLCYESKIDFHKAHINSILAYTFIYGKPEDVDRLKKAVEEEIAYPLISSFMLAKNVNCSESEMEDFKDRYRNFEINLKNSQIESLKMALNAETLWRTTNMLYDPQELQRLLGHSAPLIEECSWYHLKSKSLFKCINWHIDPNNNSLRGSRSQSMSMLQLKHPRILVDLFGRLKKHCFNATFSSQAVHEFFLYCVIADAVYDAALDSEDAETVVKCSYFVRDIWFFLVRFLKHSKSIQVQISVVSYLEVLLSKHIFGFDEFTSHMAEIAKHLIAFERSCEFKEVKKSITAVIEKIVDYHKSTIDMPTFLEETTECEFLQPLREEFGCSSSIDKSDINKCLNSFLKSPTSERLRDLRDYIAEHKDKLQANEKLLFEVINRLVQMARDTQNKQTTLYALKCLAQLGPLKLSNISYYFQTEFDSFEEPEKEPMERFLSAVCEALEHYMFDFDPKTHDDIVCVAYNVVNSKAGMKIISKYKNLKIFLDKSAASSYLNSHKQIRCIDWLKVLKATQKLEYESWLCTFVSLAFRECGWIGFDALAEKSFAFAKICLQPFIKLLLSNNQEHLQSLCQMLDYFFEHFVSTELSGSVEIFQNKRAIKRFLYICECIRNFNNWSIPVNLSNVVRASNHCQAYFLSIMYLELWASSPNASESVALLEDESFQASAKKAYESIGCLDAIAGIVNPMRCRLDFLSRNNNLSAILMETDDWNCSSGQVCAEIMKSNGLWSFAMLQEHQKVEPDYEILWRLGRWDSLHETQQHQVKAKTKLNLEREFQRHHFLALRSIGQREQENSLSAIDLAYQCVGNILQDISVECLQSVYKYLTWLCSLQQAEDFCQIQFGSHLNPVMLTKLFGKWNTELELLYGNFNCKEYTIAHQIALFKMAGTRTNRRLLEFYKQNPIDTYLLKGIEACKSAGKLNLAQKYIGMLRELPDIKESTKISGLLEDAEVNVKMGHNQIAKAILQHINTNQEFTYCLQRIPAIRMEGEFLMDSNADSLSSVQCQKFNAALKLIDDFLSNRQTLSNKYPHIFQWQNLDTYTNHQRTATYATMAKYADREYQQLYEYRHSQDYQTLIDIIEQNRLAASKVTQRENHDRLVMSLQMKRYANLDESQLQHVEEKLTQHLCSAMKNHIAYCRLDSGFSSPAIYRIISLWFTNASNEKLQQCIKEELPTVPSYKFICAANQLIGRLNSKNSSLIKALVDLLVRCGQDHPHHILYMLYPLVFASLDGEHSNTERAGIAQRIIAKIGEKNPKAAACSKELESVFPALITFANEAKTENNQPVSDATRQKQFERVRRLRHLNNVHCPTLELPVSPNNEYNITSICNWAKEISQCGGLNAPVKVLCLCSDGQTRPQLIKGKDDLRQDAVMQQVFGIVNQLLNQDSEFIERKLKLRTYKVTPLSMRSGILEWCTNSIPVGVYLAGQGKGGAHHRYRPKDWPSNKCRQYLATHLKSSKEKRFEIYQEICDHIKPVFQYFLLEKFPIPGVWFERRLAYTNSVATTSMVGYVLGLGDRHTQNILIDERTAEVIHIDFGIAFEQGKIQTTPETVPFRLTRDFVAPMGICGTKGVFAKSCEATMHILRRYKTVFTTILAVLLYDPLFIWGVLRKKQSSSQSEEESVNLVAQRALLLVQNKLEGREAGTLGDSNVEAQVERLINEATLPSNLCMLYPGWDPQL; this is translated from the exons ATGAGTGGCTTGTTAAACGAACTCCAACGCATCCTCTGTGAGGTTTGCTCGGACAAGACAGCCAGTTGCCACAAGGCCATTCAGCAACTCGATGAAAAACTGTCCAACTGTCGGGATGACATGAATGGAGTGCTTCTGACCAAGTCTTGTGGTTTATCATGGACGGGTGTCTTCGATGCCGCCAAGGAGGCACTTATTAAG CACGCTGAAAGATTACAGGCTGCCAACGAAAAGACCTTCAAGACTTTGGCGGGCAAATGCTATTTGTTTAGCAATGTCCTTGACAAGATTATAAATTACAACCTAGAGG CCGGGTTGGAGCCTTCTGGCAACGGCCACTTTCTGTCCAGGACAAGCATTTTTAGTGCATTTGAAGAGGGAATCAAGATGCGTGTGACGGTTAAGTTCTTCGGTGACACTATTCTTAACCTGCTTGAAAGGGGTATCTACCCTTCTGCCAGCTATGTTAAGGAGATGAGAATCAACGAGTATAGCC GCGTTCTTTCGTACCTGTTCGAGTTAAATGTGAACGGAGATGAGTTTCTTTGCAATAGGGTACTGAAATGCATCACCAAGACTGTCAGTCTGGCCAAGGATAGGGTCCAGCTGCATGCCGATCTAGCGGCGTATCTTCCCGAGCTAAGCAGCATTGCACTCCGTGCTCAAGGGCCAAGGAAAACTGAGATTGTTCGTCTCTATTCACTTTTTATGTCGGAG CTCTCAGTGAACTACCATTACCAGTTAGGCATCCATATGCAAGATATTCTGCCAAAGCTGTGCGAGTTCCACAACGAGGATGTGTATCGCGATGACACcagaaatattttctttcagtgtgtTATTCTGTCTCTGAAATCTATGTATCCCAAGCTTGATCAATGTGATTTTAACACATTCGGCGTGGTTGTGCAAGAAAGCTGGCCAAAAACCCTAATGCGACTAAAAACAATCGTTAACATGGAAATAAGCAAAAATTCTCTAGTACGCTACAAAACTTTCCAGCTGAGCAATGACAAGTTCTCACAGCTCTTTCTCAAGATGTCTGCCTTGATAATGTACATA GTCCTGTGGCACTTGGACGTCAGGAAACCTGATGATAGTGGCGAGGGCGATGCGCCCAAAAAATTGGCCAAGCCTTCAGATAAAATGGAAGTAATGTTCGGACTTATCGCCAAAACGGAGACCACATATAACGACGTGTGGTTTGGCATTTTTGCAGAGCTGCTTCAGCTGAGCAGCGTGATACTGAATGTGGCCAACTACCAGCAGGCTTTGACCACCGTATCGGACATTTGTGAAATGTACGGAAATTCCAAAAACCTTCGAAATGTCCGTTTATGCATAGATGTTCTGCTTAAAAAGGAAGAAGAGCTTGTAAAATCCCAATCAATTCAGAAAAACTTTTTGGGTGATTTGTGGGTTCGGATGGGAAACCATTTAATATCAGAGTCTACTACCAACAACGAGGAGATAAACGAACGACAATTGATATTGCAGATGCTCATTAGACACAAAAAAATGAGCCAAAAGATGGTCACTAACCTGTTGCAAAACATCACTTCTAATGAGATAATGAAACGAAATGAATGCGTTGCTACTATTCGCGAGATATACATCCATGCAGCTGAGTGTGGCCTGGAGAAATCATCTGCCGATCTGGAGCCGATTTTGGCATGGGCTTATAGTAGTGGGGCTCGTAACAGTGTCACACATTTGATACAAAATATAGCTAGTATAGATACCTTCTTGCAAGCAGATACATTTGCTATTTGCATTATAAATTTTCTGGACGAAAAACAGCAGAAAGAACTTACCAACCCAAAGCCTATCGCCACGCTAGAGGATCAAAATACATtgctttttaaatataacaagAAATTGGTCTTTTTGGCTAAGGATTATATGGATTCCGCTGTAAATAAAGCTCAGACTCAAGAAGAAACGAAGAACTGCCTATTCCAAACTAAATACGAGTGCCTTATGCGCAACTTAAACTTTAATAGCGTAAACGACAACGAATCTcaatctattaaaaaaaacttaaacagTCTGCACAAGTTGGTTTGCACCATGGAAAggcttttgttttataaagTCTTTGATGCCGAAAACTTTACTGGTTGTCCTTTGATAAAGCGCATTGGCTTGTTTCTCAGTCACATCGAG TTCCACTATAAGGCCAACGATGCAAAGTCCATTAATGAAAGCGATCTAACCGAAATCCTCGGATTACAAATCGCTGTTTTGGAAGCTTTCAAATCGAATCCGATTCTTTTAAACTATTTGAATACGCAGCCCTTGGAAATGCTTGTGgattttgttaaaaactccCTTAAATTTCATT GCAGGCAGAGGGACAGCTCGGACCATGATGGAATCACTAATCAATGTATTCAGATTTTGGGTGCTTTGTGTGCCTTCAGCTCACATCGTGAAGAAGCTTTCGAGAATCTTTCCAAAATGAATATGCGATGGAAGCCCCAGGACATTCTTACCGCCACTAAG ATGCTGTTCTCCTGCGAAAGCATTTCGAATGATGCTTCCTGTTGGCTGGTGGAGCAGCTGAAACAACTTTTCTTACATCACCATCAGGATTTGAATATTATTGACGAAGTGGTGGAATACATGCCCA AAATATTCAGTTTTATTTCCAAAATGGAATTTCAGTTGGATGACATGTTAATGGCCCTTAACTCCTTGCTGAGGATTGCGCTGAAGAAGTCCTACACATCCAAATTAACCGCGAAAATCGTGCGCTGCGTCGGTTTGATTGCCCAGCGGTGTCCTGACATATATGCTGTAGATAACTTTTCTGTGATATGCAAGTCCACTGCCAAGTTCATAGCCATGCCCACCCTGGAGGTGCGGTATGCCACACTATTCAGCTTCATTATATTGCTAAATACTAATTGTGTGACTAGTGATTTTATTGGGCACTCACAATGTCACTTGAAATTCTGCCAGGAGCTTTATGACAGCATCGAATTAAAAAAACTGTCT TACAATGATGAGGATGCAACGCAAAACGCTAATTCTATAGTGGTGCAAATGCTGATCGCTTTTATAATTCGGAGCTCATTTCACCAGGAGATTGCGCTAAAGGAACTGTTGTATCACATTGCCTCTAGAAATCTTAGCGAAG gtgaattttattttctccaAAATGTTGAACCCCGCTATGGAAAATCGATCAGAGACCTTATACAGCCCTATACCGATGACCTTTTGCATCATTGGGCCGAACAAAGTTGGCCTATTTTAAA ATTTCCCTACTTTCTGTGTTATGAATCGAAAATTGACTTCCATAAGGCTCACATAAACAGCATATTAGCTTACACATTCATATATGGAAAACCCGAGGATGTGGATCGTCTTAAAAAGGCTGTTGAAGAAGAG ATCGCCTATCCACTTATATCATCATTCATGCTGGCCAAAAACGTAAACTGTTCGGAATCTGAAATGGAAGACTTTAAGGACCGTTACCGGAATTTTGAGATTAATCTAAAAAATTCTCAAATAGAATCGTTAAAAATGGCCCTTAATGCAGAGACCCTCTGGAGGACTACAAACATGCTGTATGATCCACAGGAACTGCAAAGGTTGCTGGGACATTCGGCTCCTTTAATAGAAGAGTGCAGCTGGTACCATCTTAAGTCGAAATCTCTATTCAAGTGTATAAATTGGCATATT GATCCTAATAATAACTCGTTGAGGGGCAGTCGATCGCAGTCCATGTCCATGCTTCAATTGAAACATCCTCGAATTTTGGTCGATCTCTTCGGGCGTCTAAAGAAACATTGTTTCAACGCCACCTTTTCCAGCCAGGCTGTGCACGAATTCTTCCTTTATTGTGTAATCGCAGATGCTGTCTACGATGCTGCACTTGATTCGGAAGATGCTGAAACAGTTGTCAAGTGCTCGTACTTTGTCCGAGATATATGGTTCTTTTTGGTTCGATTTTTAAAGCACT CCAAGTCTATCCAAGTCCAGATATCGGTTGTATCTTATTTAGAAGTGTTGCTCAGTAAACATATATTTGGATTCGATGAATTTACATCTCACATGGCTGAGATAGCCAAGCATCTCATAGCTTTTGAACGTAGTTGTGAATTCAAGGAAGTGAAGAAAAGCATTACTGCTGTGATTGAAAAGATTGTGGACTACCACAAAAGTACCATAGATATGCCTACTTTTCTCGAAGAAACAACTGAATGTGAATTTCTTCAACCTCTGCGGGAGGAATTTGGATGCAGCTCATCTATAGATAAGTCGGACATAAACAAATGCCTCAATTCATTCCTAAAGAGCCCTACATCGGAACGCTTGAGAGACCTAAGGGATTAT ATTGCTGAGCATAAAGACAAACTGCAAGCGAATGAGAAGTTGCTTTTCGAGGTCATCAATCGTCTGGTCCAAATGGCTCGAGATACCCAAAATAAGCAGACCACCCTATATGCCCTTAAGTGCCTGGCTCAATTAGGCCCGCTAAAACTTTCAAACATATCATACTATTTTCAAACCGAGTTTGATTCCTTTGAAGAG CCGGAGAAAGAACCAATGGAAAGATTTCTCAGTGCAGTTTGTGAAGCCTTGGAGCATTACATGTTCGACTTTGATCCAAAAACCCATGATGATATCGTATGTGTGGCCTATAATGTGGTTAACAGCAAGGCAGGAATGAAAATCATTA gtaaatataaaaacttaaaaatcttTTTGGATAAGTCTGCAGCATCTAGTTATCTGAATTCCCACAAACAAATTCGATGCATTGATTGGTTGAAGGTTTTGAAAGCCACCCAAAAACTGGAGTATGAGTCCTGGTTGTGCACCTTTGTCTCCCTGGCATTTAGGGAGTGCGGTTGGATAGGATTTGATGCGCTGGCAGAAAAATCATTCGCCTTTGCCAAGATTTGTTTGCAGCCGTTCATCAAGCTGCTCTTGTCCAATAACCAGGAGCACTTGCAGAGCCTGTGCCAAATGTTGGACTACTTTTTTGAACATTTTGTCAGCACGGAGTTATCGGGCTCTGTGGAGATATTTCAAAACAAAAGAGCTATCAAGAGGTTCTTGTACATCTGCGAATGTATacgaaattttaataattg GAGCATACCCGTCAATCTGAGCAATGTGGTTAGGGCCAGTAACCACTGCCAAGCCTATTTCCTCAGCATTATGTATTTGGAGTTGTGGGCCTCTTCTCCAAATGCTTCAGAGTCCGTAGCTCTTCTTGAGGATGAATCATTCCAAGCCTCtgcaaaaaaa gCCTATGAGTCCATTGGCTGTCTGGACGCAATCGCTGGCATTGTTAATCCCATGCGCTGCCGGCTGGACTTCCTCAGTCGCAATAACAATCTCTCAGCTATCCTAATGGAGACTGATGATTGGAATTGCTCCAGTGGACAAGTTTGTGCCGAAATTATGAAGAGCAACGGGCTGTGGTCCTTTGCCATGTTGCAGGAGCACCAAAAAGTAGAGCCGGATTACGAGATCCTTTGGCGTCTTGGGAGGTGGGACTCGCTGCACGAAACTCAGCAACATCAAGTGAAGGCGAAGACCAAACTAAACCTAGAGCGGGAGTTCCAGCGACACCACTTTCTGGCCCTTCGGAGCATCGGTCAGCGGGAACAAGAAAACAGTCTGTCGGCTATTGACCTGGCCTATCAGTGCGTTGGTAATATCCTGCAGGACATCAGCGTCGAGTGTTTGCAAAGTGTTTACAAGTACCTTACATGGCTGTGCTCGCTTCAACAGGCAGAGGACTTTTGTCAG ATTCAATTTGGTTCCCATTTAAATCCAGTCATGCTCACTAAGCTCTTTGGCAAGTGGAATACAGAGCTAGAGCTCCTGTACGGTAACTTTAACTGCAAGGAGTATACAATAGCCCATCAGATCGCTCTGTTCAAAATGGCTGGTACGAGGACGAATCGTCGCCTGCTGGAGTTCTACAAACAAAATCCCATAGACACATATCTGCTGAAAGGAATCGAGGCGTGTAAGAGTGCCGGAAAACTTAATCTGGCACAAAAATACATTGGAATGCTTAGGGAATTACCAGATATCAAGGAGTCAACAAAG atAAGCGGTCTGCTGGAGGATGCCGAAGTGAATGTGAAAATGGGCCACAACCAGATAGCCAAGGCGATTCTACAGCACATAAACACCAATCAGGAATTCACCTACTGCTTGCAAAGGATTCCGGCTATTCGGATGGAGGGCGAGTTTCTAATGGACTCCAATGCTGACAGCCTGAGTTCCGTCCAATGCCAGAAGTTCAACGCCGCTCTCAAGCTGATTGATGACTTTTTGTCTAATCGCCAAACTCTGAGCAACAAGTATCCGCACATCTTCCAGTGGCAGAATCTCGACACCTATACGAACCACCAGCGGACGGCCACTTATGCAACGATGGCCAAGTATGCGGACAGAGAATACCAGCAGCTGTACGAGTACCGTCACTCGCAGGACTATCAGACGCTGATCGACATTATTGAACAGAACCGACTGGCGGCGTCGAAAGTGACGCAGCGGGAAAACCACGATCGGCTGGTAATGAGCTTGCAGATGAAGCGCTACGCCAATCTCGACGAGAGTCAGCTGCAACATGTGGAAGAGAAGCTAACGCAGCACCTCTGCTCGGCAATGAAAAACCATATTGCCTACTGCCGCTTGGACAGTGGCTTTTCCAGTCCTGCCATCTATCGCATCATTTCGCTGTGGTTCACCAATGCGTCGAATGAAAAGTTGCAGCAGTGCATCAAAGAGGAACTTCCCACAGTGCCGTCTTACAAGTTCATATGCGCTGCCAACCAATTGATCGGGCGATTGAATTCTAAAAATTCGAGCTTAATCAAAGCATTGGTAGATCTTCTGGTACGCTGTGGCCAGGATCATCCGCATCACATCTTGTATATGTTGTACCCGCTCGTCTTTGCCAGTCTAGATGGAGAGCACAGTAACACGGAGCGAGCTGGAATCGCTCAACGAATCATAGCCAAGATTGGCGAAAAGAATCCTAAGGCGGCGGCTTGTAGCAAAGAGTTGGAATCTGTGTTTCCAG CTCTTATAACCTTTGCGAATGAGGCCAAGACTGAGAATAACCAGCCGGTATCGGATGCGACCCGACAAAAGCAGTTCGAAAGGGTGAGACGCCTTCGGCACTTAAATAATGTTCATTGTCCTACTCTGGAGTTGCCTGTTTCGCCAAACAACGAATACAATATAACAA GTATTTGCAACTGGGCCAAGGAGATTTCTCAATGTGGAGGCCTGAATGCTCCCGTTAAGGTCCTATGTTTGTGCTCCGATGGTCAGACTCGGCCGCAGCTGATCAAGGGCAAGGATGATCTCCGACAGGATGCAGTGATGCAGCAGGTGTTTGGCATTGTCAACCAACTCCTAAACCAGGACTCGGAATTTATAGAACGGAAACTGAAGTTACGCACTTACAAGGTGACGCCTTTATCCATGCGGAGTGGAATTCTTGAGTGGTGCACCAACTCCATTCCGGTGGGGGTTTACTTGGCCGGCCAGGGCAAAGGAGGTGCTCACCATCGGTATCGGCCCAAAGATTGGCCGAGCAACAAATGTCGACAATATTTGGCG ACTCATTTGAAGTCGTCCAAGGAGAAACGTTTTGAAATTTATCAGGAAATATGTGATCATATAAAGCCCGTATTTCAATATTTCCTGCTAGAAAAGTTCCCCATACCAGGTGTATGGTTTGAGAGGCGACTAGCTTACACCAACAGCGTGGCTACCACATCAATGGTGGGCTATGTCCTGGGGCTTGGTGATCGGCATACCCAAAATATTCTTATAGATGAGAGAACGGCTGAAGTCATTCATATTGATTTTG GTATTGCTTTCGAGCAGGGAAAGATACAAACGACACCTGAAACTGTTCCTTTCCGGCTGACCCGCGACTTTGTGGCTCCCATGGGTATCTGTGGAACTAAAGGAGTGTTTGCCAAATCCTGCGAGGCTACAATGCACATTCTTCGACGATACAAAACAGTATTCACCACCATACTCGCAGTGCTTCTCTACGATCCACTGTTTATTTGGGGTGTGCTTAGGAAAAAACAATCCTCCTCTCAATCTG AAGAGGAATCTGTAAATCTAGTGGCACAACGAGCCCTACTGTTGGTGCAAAATAAACTGGAGGGCCGAGAGGCCGGCACTTTGGGAGACTCCAATGTGGAAGCACAAGTCGAGCGTTTAATCAATGAAGCTACGCTGCCCAGCAATCTATGTATGCTATATCCTGGCTGGGATCCGCAACTCTAG
- the LOC108121858 gene encoding uncharacterized protein, translating into MRQEHLICQVSLAVFILCACLAPATCLYETTILNFLDEFKKRMCHPIPNLGLPALDPLEIKHAEAAADGKYLVDFTGSIDNFQLHGLSDFEVPALTLRLLRTSTINVTLPLAYLNSTYTAKGSLAYILNLAGDGDAEASIKDFSVLITFIVSNISPIRIRSLDIQLHLGDLKIHFDKLLEEERVNDFIHALVNEMGVELLGDIWDYGQGTVIDKVQTAINNFLGQFSLTDIIGIITGGGEGEESTPIFDGVEPDCKPEASSRK; encoded by the exons ATGCGCCAGGAACACTTAATTTGCCAGGTCTCTTTGGCCGTTTTTATTCTCTGCGCGTGCCTGGCACCTGCAACCTGCCTGTACGAAACTACGATCCTTAACTTCCTGGATGAATTCAAGAAGCGCATGTGCCATCCCATTCCTAATCTGGGGCTGCCGGCATTAGATCCTCTCGAGATTAAACACGCCGAGGCGGCTGCGGATGGAAAATATCTCGTCGA cttTACTGGTTCCATCGACAACTTCCAATTGCATGGCCTTTCCGACTTTGAGGTTCCCGCACTCACCCTGCGACTGCTTAGAACAAGCACTATCAATGTCACTCTACCCCTGGCTTATTTAAACTCCACATACACGGCCAAGGGATCTCTGGCGTACATCCTGAATCTGGCAGGCGATGGAGATGCCGA AGCCTCCATCAAGGACTTTTCTGTTCTCATCACCTTTATTGTAAGCAATATATCTCCCATAAGAATTCGATCGCTGGATATCCAACTGCACTTGGGAGATCTTAAGATCCATTTTGATAAGTTGCTGGAGGAGGAGCGTGTCAATGATTTTATCCATGCCCTGGTGAACGAAATGGGTGTGGAACTGCTCGGCGACATTTGGGACTATGGACAGGGCACAGTCATTGACAAAGTTCAAACG GCTATTAACAACTTTTTGGGTCAGTTCTCGCTGACGGATATCATCGGGATAATAACTGGAGGTGGCGAAGGAGAGGAAAGTACTCCGATATTCGATGGCGTGGAACCGGATTGCAAGCCCGAAGCTAGCTCAAGAAAATAA
- the Art3 gene encoding protein arginine N-methyltransferase 1, which translates to MKDTKINDITNNKNEAPKDSEAAQAGDSSEEEDYEDIDEDDDDDEQMDEGEEPTTCLFCEEVFPLIATAIDHLDARHKVNLSQLQKKFHMDQYSFIKLVNCIRANKISAETLLSTEQTFWEDEKYLKPKEYEPWLCYDYDVLKTDGAEAQPSVAELLQQIAEQSKLLQQANEDMERMRSDYKELLQKVHEGKDSKSSGEIVPRNNPNFDKEYFNSYSHFGIHHEMLSDKVRTSTYRSALLENKSVVSGKAVLDVGCGTGILSIFASQAGAARVVGIDNSDIVYTAMDIVRKNKVQNVQLVKGRLEDTDLPEAKYDIIISEWMGYFLLYESMLDSIIYAREHHLNPNGVILPSRCTLSILGYGNDTLYAEQVEFWSDVYNVNMVDLQKKSIEEPLMEVVDAQFMLTEPEQIANFDMMTVDLNYPNFTHHFNLKVTKSDRLTAFVGYFDTFFDMPAAVMFSTSPTETPTHWKQTIFFLEHPKDVKEGEVISGKIVSRRHKEDIRALNVEIEVFGRKQKYMVV; encoded by the exons ATGAAAGATACTAAAATTAATG ACATCACAAATAATAAGAATGAGGCTCCCAAGGATTCTGAAGCGGCGCAGGCAGGTGATAGCTCCGAAGAAGAGGATTACGAAGACATTGATgaagacgacgacgatgatgagCAAATGGATGAGGGAGAGGAGCCCACCACatgtcttttttgcgaggaggTCTTTCCATTAATAGCCACTGCCATCGATCACCTCGATGCGCGGCACAAAGTGAACCTGTCTCAGCTTCAAAAGAAGTTCCACATGGATCAGTATTCCTTCATCAAGCTCGTAAACTGCATAAGGGCCAACAAGATTAGTGCTGAAACTTTACTATCGACTGAACAGACCTTTTGGGAAGATGAGAAGTATCTAAAGCCAAAGGAGTACGAGCCATGGCTTTGCTATGACTACGATGTGCTTAAGACAGACGGCGCTGAGGCTCAACCATCGGTGGCCGAACTTCTCCAGCAAATCGCCGAACAATCCAAACTTCTGCAACAAGCAAACGAGGATATGGAGCGTATGCGTAGCGACTACAAGGAACTGCTGCAGAAGGTTCATGAGGGAAAAGATTCCAAGTCATCTGGCGAAATAGTGCCGCGAAATAATCCAAACTTTGACAAGGAGTACTTCAATAGTTATTCGCATTTCGGAATACACCACGAGATGTTGAGTGACAAGGTACGGACCAGTACGTATCGCTCGGCTCTTTTGGAGAACAAGTCTGTGGTGAGCGGCAAGGCAGTACTAGACGTCGGCTGTGGTACGGGAATCCTGTCTATTTTTGCCTCCCAGGCGGGTGCTGCACGGGTGGTGGGAATTGACAACTCGGACATTGTTTATACTGCGATGGACATTGTTAG AAAAAACAAGGTGCAGAATGTGCAACTAGTGAAGGGCCGGTTGGAGGACACTGATCTTCCAGAGGCCAAGTACGACATCATCATCTCCGAATGGATGGGTTACTTTTTGCTGTACGAGTCTATGTTGGACAGCATTATCTACGCCCGCGAACATCACCTTAACCCCAATGGCGTGATCCTACCCAGCCGTTGCACTCTTAGCATTTTGGGCTACGGCAACGACACCTTGTACGCCGAGCAGGTTGAATTTTGGTCAGATGTGTACAATGTAAACATGGTTGATCTGCAAAAGAAGTCCATTGAAGAGCCGCTCATGGAGGTGGTGGATGCCCAGTTTATGCTCACAGAACCAGAACAGATAGCTAACTTTGACATGATGACTGTCGACTTGAATTATCCCAATTTTACTCaccattttaatttaaaagtaacCAAATCCGACCGTCTCACAGCCTTTGTGGGCTATTTTGACACCTTCTTCGACATGCCCGCTGCAGTTATGTTTAGCACATCGCCCACTGAGACCCCGACACATTGGAAGCAAACCATCTTTTTCTTAGAACACCCGAAGGACGTGAAAGAAGGTGAAGTTATCAGTGGGAAGATTGTCTCACGGAGGCAC